From the Thermotoga sp. genome, one window contains:
- a CDS encoding tRNA-dihydrouridine synthase family protein, whose translation MVKVGLAPMAGYTDRAFRTVCFEWGADFAFSEMVSAKGFLMDSEKTRKLLPSPEERSVAVQIFGSDPEELSKAAEMLSEEYSWIDLNAGCPVKKVVKRGAGGGLLRNLDLLKVVVREVRKRVKGKFTVKTRLGWDRNQISKIYEILVGEGVDEVFIHARTVAQAFTDKADWKSLSVLDKRIPTFVSGDIFSP comes from the coding sequence ATGGTCAAAGTGGGTCTTGCACCGATGGCGGGGTACACTGACAGGGCCTTCCGCACTGTGTGCTTCGAATGGGGAGCAGATTTTGCCTTCTCCGAGATGGTGAGTGCAAAAGGTTTCTTGATGGATTCAGAGAAAACTAGAAAGCTTCTTCCCTCTCCAGAGGAAAGAAGCGTGGCCGTTCAGATATTCGGAAGCGATCCTGAAGAGCTTTCCAAAGCCGCCGAGATGCTCTCCGAAGAGTACTCATGGATAGATTTGAACGCCGGATGTCCTGTGAAGAAGGTGGTGAAAAGAGGAGCGGGTGGGGGTCTTTTGAGAAATCTGGATCTTCTCAAAGTAGTCGTGAGGGAAGTCAGAAAGCGCGTGAAGGGAAAGTTCACCGTTAAAACGCGCCTCGGTTGGGATAGAAATCAGATCTCGAAGATCTACGAGATCCTTGTGGGAGAAGGCGTCGACGAGGTGTTCATTCACGCCAGAACAGTCGCCCAGGCTTTCACGGACAAAGCCGATTGGAAGAGTCTTTCAGTTCTGGACAAAAGGATTCCCACCTTTGTGAGTGGAGATATATTCTCTCCAG
- the obgE gene encoding GTPase ObgE — protein sequence MNIKKAEFVDRVRIFVKAGDGGSGCVSFRREKYVPKGGPDGGDGGDGGFVFLRANPSLSTLIEFVNKRKFFAENGKHGMGKKMKGRNGRDLYIDVPVGTVVRDVTTGEIIADLDEPGKVVCVARGGKGGRGNAHFSTSTRQVPLIAERGEKGEARWLELELKILADVGLVGYPNVGKSSLIARISNAKPKIANYPFTTLVPNLGVVKYGDFSFVVADIPGLIEGASKGVGLGNVFLRHVERCFVIVHMLDVSGFEREDPARDYFIIREEMERYSPFLLKKPEIVVANKIDLLDKEKLPQKIKELESAIGKEVIPISAVTGEGVNLLLDRVASIIQKEKIEKEERKEKEHVIRKPAPVWRRLPERFQIEVVKEKDGCWIVDGEGLRVWVERFDLNQRDARLQILQVLEKNGLERKLKEAGVKEGDVVRIGNFEFEYKE from the coding sequence TTGAACATAAAGAAGGCAGAGTTCGTTGATCGTGTGAGGATCTTCGTGAAGGCAGGAGATGGTGGAAGCGGTTGCGTGAGTTTCAGAAGGGAAAAATACGTCCCCAAAGGAGGCCCCGATGGTGGGGATGGAGGGGACGGAGGATTTGTATTCCTCAGGGCCAATCCTTCCCTTTCAACGTTGATCGAGTTTGTGAACAAAAGGAAGTTTTTTGCGGAGAACGGAAAACATGGTATGGGGAAAAAGATGAAGGGAAGAAACGGAAGAGACCTTTACATAGATGTACCGGTTGGAACGGTTGTCAGAGATGTCACCACCGGGGAGATCATCGCTGACCTGGACGAGCCAGGAAAAGTGGTGTGTGTGGCGCGTGGTGGCAAAGGCGGAAGAGGAAACGCCCACTTTTCGACGTCCACAAGACAGGTTCCTCTGATCGCTGAAAGAGGAGAAAAAGGTGAAGCCAGATGGCTGGAGCTCGAGCTCAAAATTCTGGCAGACGTGGGACTCGTAGGATATCCGAACGTTGGAAAATCCTCTTTGATAGCGCGTATTAGTAATGCCAAGCCGAAGATAGCCAACTATCCTTTCACAACTCTCGTACCCAACCTGGGTGTTGTCAAGTACGGGGATTTCAGTTTCGTAGTCGCTGACATTCCTGGACTCATCGAAGGGGCGAGCAAGGGAGTTGGCCTCGGAAACGTCTTTCTGAGGCATGTTGAAAGATGCTTTGTGATAGTTCACATGCTCGATGTGAGTGGCTTTGAGAGGGAAGATCCGGCGAGAGACTATTTCATCATAAGAGAAGAGATGGAGAGGTACTCTCCGTTTCTCCTGAAAAAGCCGGAGATAGTGGTCGCCAACAAGATAGACCTTCTGGACAAAGAGAAACTTCCGCAAAAAATAAAGGAGCTCGAGAGTGCGATAGGAAAAGAAGTGATTCCGATTTCTGCTGTAACAGGTGAGGGAGTGAATCTCCTCCTTGACAGAGTGGCTTCCATAATTCAGAAAGAAAAGATAGAGAAGGAGGAGAGGAAAGAAAAAGAACACGTCATAAGGAAACCTGCCCCTGTCTGGAGAAGGCTCCCGGAGAGATTTCAAATAGAAGTTGTGAAGGAAAAAGATGGGTGCTGGATAGTTGATGGAGAAGGCCTCAGGGTGTGGGTGGAAAGGTTCGATCTGAATCAGAGAGATGCAAGGCTTCAGATTCTACAAGTTCTTGAAAAGAACGGTCTGGAAAGGAAATTGAAGGAAGCAGGGGTGAAAGAAGGAGATGTCGTCAGGATCGGAAATTTCGAGTTCGAGTACAAAGAGTAG
- the ligA gene encoding NAD-dependent DNA ligase LigA — MGRIPKEIVEEVERLREEIEYHNYRYYVLNDPVITDEEYDRLMKRLIELERMYPELVTPDSPTQRVGGKVLEGFKAVRHSTPMLSLDNIYNEEEILEFDRRVKKALQESEVEYVAELKIDGVSIALRYENGRFVLGATRGDGVKGEDVSENVKTVRSVPLRLRKSLTIEVRGEIYMPVDEFKRLNEEREEEGLPPFANPRNAAAGTLRQLNTALVASRRLDSFIYYVVHPEDYGLKTQWEALQFLKEVGFKVNPHSRLCRNIQEVIEYWKEWKERKRELDYWVDGVAVKVNRFDFQKILGETSKAPRWAIAFKFPAEQARTKILDITIQVGRTGVLTPVAELEPVQLAGTIVKRASLHNFEHIKEKDIRIGDYVFVEKAGGIIPQIVKPIPELRTGDEKEIKPPQKCPVCGGKVGKLSPDEVAIRCLNPHCPAKLKRALRTFVSREALDIEGLGEKIIGRLVDAGLVKDIADIFYLTPFDLAQLGSGVGQRTIAKILQEIEEAKKRPLHKLITGLGIPMVGQKTAKILVEHFKSLEAIADASYEALKDISGIGPEIARSIVEYFRNPKTREIVEKLKKAGVKLEEKAVKYDVLKGLTFAVTGTLKNFTREEIVEFLEKLGAKVVNSVSKNTDYLIVGENPGSKYEKARTLKVKTMNEEEFLKFLEKRAKLKGYNFDEIMRRWKEWS; from the coding sequence ATGGGACGGATTCCAAAAGAGATAGTAGAGGAAGTGGAAAGACTTCGTGAGGAAATAGAATACCATAACTACAGATATTACGTGCTGAACGATCCTGTCATCACCGACGAAGAGTACGACAGGTTGATGAAAAGGCTCATAGAGCTAGAGAGAATGTACCCGGAGCTGGTTACTCCAGATTCCCCGACTCAGAGGGTTGGAGGAAAGGTTCTCGAAGGTTTCAAGGCGGTCAGGCACTCCACTCCCATGTTGAGCTTGGACAACATCTACAACGAAGAAGAGATTCTTGAATTCGACAGGCGTGTCAAAAAAGCCCTCCAAGAATCGGAAGTGGAATACGTCGCCGAGCTGAAGATAGACGGTGTTTCCATTGCTCTCAGGTACGAAAACGGCCGATTCGTTTTGGGTGCAACGCGTGGAGATGGAGTGAAGGGTGAGGACGTCTCCGAGAACGTGAAAACGGTTCGAAGCGTCCCTCTGAGGTTGAGGAAATCCCTCACCATCGAAGTGAGAGGGGAAATCTACATGCCGGTAGACGAATTCAAAAGGCTAAACGAAGAAAGAGAAGAGGAGGGACTTCCTCCTTTTGCCAACCCAAGAAATGCGGCTGCAGGAACTCTTCGTCAGTTGAACACCGCACTCGTAGCTTCGAGAAGACTCGACTCTTTCATCTACTATGTCGTTCATCCTGAAGATTACGGACTCAAAACCCAGTGGGAGGCGCTTCAGTTTCTGAAAGAAGTGGGATTCAAGGTGAATCCACACTCGAGGTTGTGTAGGAACATACAAGAGGTGATCGAGTACTGGAAGGAGTGGAAAGAGAGAAAGAGGGAGCTGGATTACTGGGTCGATGGCGTCGCGGTGAAGGTGAACAGGTTCGATTTTCAAAAAATCCTCGGCGAAACTTCCAAGGCACCAAGGTGGGCGATCGCCTTCAAATTTCCTGCAGAACAGGCCAGAACGAAGATCCTGGATATCACAATACAGGTCGGTCGAACAGGAGTTCTGACGCCGGTGGCAGAACTCGAACCCGTTCAACTGGCAGGAACGATCGTGAAAAGAGCTTCCCTTCATAACTTCGAGCACATAAAAGAAAAGGATATACGCATAGGTGACTACGTCTTCGTGGAAAAGGCAGGAGGCATCATTCCTCAGATAGTTAAGCCGATTCCCGAGTTGAGAACAGGAGACGAAAAGGAAATAAAGCCTCCTCAAAAATGCCCGGTGTGTGGTGGAAAAGTGGGGAAATTATCTCCCGACGAAGTCGCCATCAGGTGTTTGAATCCTCACTGTCCAGCGAAGTTGAAGAGGGCGTTGAGAACGTTTGTATCCCGGGAAGCTCTAGATATCGAAGGACTCGGTGAAAAGATCATAGGCAGATTGGTGGACGCGGGTTTGGTGAAAGACATAGCAGATATCTTCTATCTCACACCCTTCGATCTTGCACAGCTGGGGTCTGGTGTCGGTCAGAGGACGATCGCCAAGATCCTGCAGGAGATCGAGGAAGCAAAGAAAAGGCCTCTCCACAAGCTCATAACAGGTCTTGGTATTCCCATGGTGGGTCAGAAAACGGCGAAGATTCTGGTGGAGCATTTCAAATCTCTGGAGGCGATTGCCGACGCTTCCTACGAGGCGTTGAAGGATATATCGGGCATCGGTCCAGAGATAGCAAGGAGTATAGTGGAGTACTTCAGAAATCCGAAAACAAGAGAGATCGTAGAAAAATTGAAGAAAGCAGGTGTGAAACTTGAAGAAAAAGCTGTGAAGTACGATGTATTGAAGGGATTGACATTTGCTGTAACCGGTACACTCAAAAACTTCACAAGGGAGGAAATCGTCGAATTTCTTGAAAAATTGGGGGCGAAGGTCGTCAATTCGGTGAGCAAGAACACCGATTACCTCATCGTCGGAGAAAATCCGGGTTCCAAATACGAGAAGGCGAGGACATTGAAAGTGAAGACGATGAACGAGGAGGAATTTCTGAAATTCCTAGAGAAGAGGGCAAAACTGAAAGGTTACAACTTCGATGAAATCATGAGGAGATGGAAAGAATGGAGTTGA
- the nadD gene encoding nicotinate (nicotinamide) nucleotide adenylyltransferase: protein MSSGSEISSSSTKSRVGIFGGAFDPVHVGHVLVCLYTLEILKLDRLVVVPAYNPPHKKTRTPFEKRFEWLKRVFSGIERVEVSDYERQRGGVSYSIFTIEHFSKLYGTKPFFIVGEDALSYFEKWYRYRDILEKATLVVYPRYCEKPYHEHARKVLGDLSKIIFLDMPIVQISSTEIRERALAGKTLKGFVPEEIREDVEAFYGQSGSCTDGGVH from the coding sequence ATGTCGTCAGGATCGGAAATTTCGAGTTCGAGTACAAAGAGTAGAGTGGGAATATTCGGTGGAGCGTTCGATCCTGTACACGTTGGTCATGTTCTTGTGTGCCTTTACACTCTGGAGATTTTAAAACTGGACAGGCTTGTTGTGGTACCCGCTTACAACCCTCCTCACAAGAAGACACGCACTCCTTTCGAAAAGAGATTCGAATGGTTGAAAAGAGTCTTCAGCGGAATCGAAAGAGTGGAAGTGAGTGATTACGAGAGACAACGAGGAGGCGTTTCGTACTCGATCTTCACCATAGAGCATTTTTCCAAGTTGTATGGAACCAAGCCTTTCTTCATTGTTGGGGAAGACGCTCTCTCCTATTTCGAGAAGTGGTACAGGTACAGGGACATCCTTGAAAAAGCAACCCTCGTTGTCTACCCGCGTTATTGTGAAAAGCCCTACCATGAACACGCCAGGAAGGTGCTGGGTGATCTGAGCAAAATCATCTTCCTGGACATGCCCATAGTTCAGATCTCCTCCACGGAGATTCGAGAAAGGGCGCTTGCCGGAAAGACCTTGAAAGGGTTTGTTCCGGAGGAGATCAGGGAGGATGTGGAGGCTTTCTATGGTCAAAGTGGGTCTTGCACCGATGGCGGGGTACACTGA